A stretch of Lathyrus oleraceus cultivar Zhongwan6 chromosome 6, CAAS_Psat_ZW6_1.0, whole genome shotgun sequence DNA encodes these proteins:
- the LOC127098488 gene encoding alpha,alpha-trehalose-phosphate synthase [UDP-forming] 6 produces the protein MVSRSYSNLVELASGEASSFGLMNRRIPRIMTVAGLISESDVIVDDDQVESVSSDISSSSVHRDRIIIVANQLPIKAHKNQDGDRSFWSFDWDENSLLQLKDGMGDDDIEIIYVGCLKEDVHPNEQDEVSMILLENYKCVPTFLPPEMFTKYYHGFCKQQLWPLFHYMLPLSPELGGRFNRSLWQAYVSVNKIFADRIMEVINPEDDYVWIHDYHLMVLPTFLRKRFNRVKLGFFLHSPFPSSEIYKTLPIREELLRALLNSDLIGFHTFDYARHFLSCCSRMLGLTYESKRGYIGIEYYGRTVSIKILPVGIHMGQIQSVLRLQETEDKVCELIRQFSDQGRTMLLGVDDMDIFKGITLKLLAMEQLLIQHPEYRGKVVLVQIANPARGRGKDVQEMQDETKATVKRINETFRKPGYDPVILIDEPMKFYERVAYYVVAECCLVTAVRDGMNLIPYEYIVGRQGNETLDKVLKIGSSPKKKSMLVVSEFIGCSPSLSGAIRVNPWHIDAVADAMDSALGMADSEKQLRHEKHYRYVSTHDVGYWARSFLQDLERACSDHVQRRWWGIGFGLSFKVVALDPNFRKLSMDHIVSAYKRTANRAILLDYDGTLMPQVSIDKSPTDKTIEILNSLCRDKNNMVFLVSARSRKILSEWFSPCENIGIAAEHGYFLRMKRDDEWETCVPATDCSWKQIAEPVMKLYTETTDGSTIEDKETALVWWYEDADPDFGSCQAKELLDHLESVLANEPVTVKSGQNYVEVKPQGVSKGIVAKRLLSSMEEKGMSPDFVLCIGDDRSDEDMFEVITSSMNGPIAPKAEVFACTVCRKPSKAKYYLDDTAEIVRLIQGLACVSDQKVLC, from the exons ATGGTTTCAAGATCTTATTCAAATCTAGTAGAGTTAGCTTCTGGTGAAGCTTCATCATTTGGTTTGATGAATAGAAGAATTCCAAGGATTATGACTGTTGCTGGATTGATATCTGAATCtgatgttattgttgatgatgatcAAGTAGAGAGTGTTTCTTCGGATATCTCTTCGTCTTCGGTACACCGGGACCGGATCATAATAGTAGCGAATCAGCTTCCTATTAAGGCTCACAAGAATCAAGATGGTGATAGGAGTTTTTGGTCTTTTGATTGGGATGAAAATTCGCTTCTTCAATTGAAAGATGGAATGGGTGATGATGATATTGAGATTATTTATGTTGGATGCTTGAAAGAAGATGTTCATCCAAATGAACAAGATGAGGTTTCAATGATACTTCTTGAGAATTACAAATGTGTCCCTACTTTTCTTCCGCCGGAGATGTTTACTAAGTACTATCATGGTTTTTGCAAACAACAGTTATGGCCGTTGTTTCATTACATGTTGCCGTTATCGCCCGAGCTTGGTGGTAGGTTTAATCGATCTTTGTGGCAAGCTTATGTATCGGTTAATAAGATTTTCGCTGATAGGATTATGGAAGTTATTAACCCGGAAGATGATTATGTTTGGATACATGACTATCATCTTATGGTGTTACCGACTTTCTTGAGGAAGAGGTTTAATCGGGTGAAACTTGGATTTTTCCTTCATAGTCCATTTCCTTCATCCGAAATTTACAAAACATTGCCTATTAGGGAAGAGCTATTGAGAGCTTTACTTAATTCGGATTTGATTGGGTTTCATACGTTTGATTATGCGCGGCATTTTCTCTCGTGTTGTAGTCGGATGCTAGGTCTTACCTACGAATCCAAGCGGGGGTATATCGGTATTGAGTATTATGGTAGGACTGTTAGTATCAAGATTCTTCCGGTTGGTATACATATGGGTCAGATTCAATCGGTATTAAGGCTGCAAGAAACCGAGGATAAAGTTTGCGAGCTGATTCGACAGTTTTCGGATCAAGGAAGGACAATGTTGCTTGGTGTAGATGATATGGATATATTTAAGGGAATAACTTTGAAGCTTTTGGCAATGGAGCAGCTTCTCATTCAGCATCCGGAGTATCGAGGAAAAGTCGTGTTAGTTCAGATAGCGAATCCTGCTAGGGGACGAGGGAAAGATGTGCAAGAAATGCAAGACGAGACGAAGGCAACCGTGAAACGGATCAACGAAACGTTTAGGAAACCAGGGTACGATCCTGTTATTTTGATTGACGAGCCGATGAAGTTTTATGAGAGAGTTGCTTATTATGTTGTTGCCGAGTGTTGTCTAGTCACTGCGGTAAGGGATGGAATGAATCTCATACCATACGAATATATAGTCGGTCGTCAAGGAAATGAAACTTTGGATAAAGTTTTGAAGATAGGTTCTTCCCCTAAGAAAAAGAGCATGTTAGTTGTGTCTGAGTTCATTGGTTGTTCGCCGTCTTTAAGCGGGGCAATCAGAGTGAACCCGTGGCACATCGATGCTGTGGCCGATGCAATGGATTCTGCGTTAGGAATGGCCGATTCGGAAAAACAGCTTCGACACGAAAAGCATTATAGATATGTTAGTACTCATGATGTCGGGTATTGGGCCCGTAGCTTCTTACAGGATTTGGAAAGGGCTTGTAGTGATCATGTACAACGAAGGTGGTGGGGAATCGGGTTTGGATTAAGTTTTAAAGTCGTAGCACTCGATCCAAACTTTAGGAAGCTCTCAATGGATCACATAGTTTCGGCTTACAAACGGACGGCAAATAGGGCGATCCTTCTCGACTACGACGGTACACTAATGCCTCAGGTCTCCATTGATAAGAGTCCAACAGATAAAACCATTGAAATTCTTAATAGCTTGTGTCGAGATAAGAACAACATGGTGTTTCTTGTTAGTGCGAGAAGCCGAAAGATACTCTCCGAATGGTTTTCTCCTTGTGAGAATATAGGAATCGCGGCCGAGCATGGTTACTTTCTCAG AATGAAGCGAGACGACGAATGGGAAACCTGTGTTCCTGCAACCGATTGTAGTTGGAAACAAATCGCAGAGCCTGTGATGAAACTTTATACTGAAACAACTGACGGATCCACCATTGAAGATAAAGAGACTGCACTTGTTTGGTGGTATGAGGATGCAGATCCTGATTTTGGATCATGCCAAGCAAAGGAACTTCTCGATCATCTCGAAAGCGTGCTGGCAAATGAACCGGTGACCGTGAAAAGTGGCCAGAATTATGTCGAGGTGAAACCACAG GGTGTGAGCAAGGGAATAGTGGCGAAACGTCTACTTTCATCGATGGAAGAAAAGGGAATGTCGCCTGATTTTGTTTTATGTATAGGAGACGACAGATCGGATGAAGACATGTTCGAGGTAATCACGAGTTCGATGAACGGTCCAATAGCACCGAAAGCAGAAGTGTTTGCTTGCACGGTTTGTCGGAAACCGAGTAAGGCTAAGTACTATCTTGATGATACTGCTGAAATAGTGAGATTGATTCAAGGTTTAGCTTGTGTTTCAGATCAAAAAGTTTTATGCTAA